One part of the Candidatus Saccharimonadales bacterium genome encodes these proteins:
- the rplE gene encoding 50S ribosomal protein L5 → MATKTVADTARLKALYKEKLAPKLQKELNLGNINEVPKLEKIVLNVGIGKHKDDKSYHEAVVNTLRKITGQQPVDKIAKKSIATYKIRRGMNRVGVSVTLRDKRMYEFLDRLINVSIPRLRDFHGVSAKAFDKQGNYSLGFTDQSIFSELGFEDTTTAHGLQVNFSIKSQGPAHSRALLEAFGMPFVKEAK, encoded by the coding sequence GCTACTAAAACAGTTGCTGACACAGCACGCCTGAAAGCTCTTTACAAAGAGAAGCTTGCTCCTAAACTTCAAAAAGAACTAAACCTTGGCAACATCAATGAAGTTCCAAAACTTGAAAAAATCGTTTTGAACGTTGGTATTGGCAAGCATAAAGACGACAAAAGCTATCACGAAGCAGTTGTTAACACTTTGCGTAAAATTACTGGTCAACAACCAGTTGATAAAATCGCCAAAAAGTCGATTGCAACTTACAAAATCCGCCGCGGCATGAACCGCGTTGGCGTAAGTGTGACTTTACGCGACAAACGAATGTATGAATTCCTAGATCGCTTGATCAACGTTTCGATTCCTCGTTTGCGCGACTTTCACGGTGTTAGTGCCAAAGCCTTCGACAAACAAGGTAACTACAGCCTAGGCTTCACGGATCAATCTATCTTTTCGGAGTTAGGTTTTGAAGACACAACAACTGCCCACGGCTTACAGGTTAACTTTAGTATTAAGTCACAAGGTCCAGCGCATTCACGCGCGCTACTCGAAGCTTTTGGAATGCCGTTTGTAAAGGAGGCTAAGTAA
- the rpsN gene encoding 30S ribosomal protein S14 gives MAKKSILARDAKRHAMYEKYAAKRAELKAAGDLEGLALLPRNSSPTRRKNRSVATGRPRGYMRKFGLDRITFREQASKGQIPGVTKSSW, from the coding sequence ATGGCTAAAAAATCAATTCTTGCTCGCGACGCTAAGCGCCACGCAATGTACGAAAAGTACGCTGCAAAACGCGCTGAGCTAAAAGCAGCCGGCGATTTAGAAGGCCTAGCTTTGCTACCACGCAACAGCAGTCCAACTCGCCGCAAAAACCGCAGTGTAGCAACAGGTCGACCACGCGGATATATGCGAAAATTCGGTCTTGATCGAATCACTTTCCGCGAACAAGCCAGCAAAGGCCAGATTCCTGGTGTAACAAAGAGTAGCTGGTAG
- the rpsH gene encoding 30S ribosomal protein S8 produces MSMQTSDPIADLLTRIRNAIAVNKNEIVVPASKLKLTVAEQLKKAGYLSAVKFVDAKPRGSIVITINEVDEPVKITEITRLSKPGRRVYTKTTEIPRVKSGRGIVLVSTSQGVMTGDQAKKARLGGELICKVY; encoded by the coding sequence ATGAGTATGCAAACATCTGACCCTATCGCTGATCTACTAACTCGTATTCGTAACGCTATTGCCGTTAACAAGAATGAAATTGTAGTCCCAGCGAGCAAACTTAAGCTAACAGTAGCTGAACAGCTTAAAAAAGCTGGCTACCTAAGTGCAGTTAAGTTTGTTGATGCAAAACCACGAGGCAGCATCGTTATTACAATTAACGAAGTTGACGAACCGGTTAAAATTACAGAAATCACTCGTTTAAGCAAACCTGGACGACGTGTCTACACTAAGACTACTGAGATCCCTCGCGTTAAGAGTGGTCGTGGTATCGTTTTAGTATCGACTAGCCAGGGTGTAATGACTGGTGATCAAGCTAAAAAAGCTCGCCTTGGTGGTGAGTTAATCTGCAAAGTATATTAG
- the rplF gene encoding 50S ribosomal protein L6, giving the protein MSRIGKLPIQIPSGVTITVDDQFVKVTGPKGTLEQFTMPLIDVKVEGDAAVVTRQNDEQEARAKHGLMRALINNMVVGVTKGFEKKLELNGVGYRVSGGGQSLEMSLGFSHPVKFSAPQGVQLAVDKNLITVSGVNKQQVGQVAAEIRALKKPEPYKGKGIKYVDEQILRKAGKTGAK; this is encoded by the coding sequence ATGAGTCGAATCGGAAAACTACCTATCCAGATTCCAAGCGGTGTGACAATCACGGTTGACGACCAATTTGTTAAAGTCACTGGCCCAAAAGGCACGCTTGAGCAATTTACAATGCCGCTTATCGATGTAAAAGTCGAAGGTGATGCAGCAGTAGTAACTCGTCAAAACGACGAGCAAGAAGCACGCGCAAAGCATGGTTTAATGCGAGCGCTTATCAACAACATGGTTGTTGGTGTAACAAAAGGCTTCGAGAAGAAACTAGAACTTAACGGTGTAGGTTACCGTGTTAGCGGTGGTGGTCAATCGCTTGAAATGAGCCTTGGCTTCTCTCACCCAGTTAAGTTTAGCGCACCTCAAGGTGTTCAGTTGGCAGTCGATAAAAACCTTATTACTGTTAGCGGAGTTAACAAGCAACAAGTTGGCCAAGTCGCAGCCGAAATTCGCGCACTTAAAAAACCAGAGCCTTACAAAGGTAAAGGTATTAAGTATGTTGATGAGCAGATTTTGCGTAAAGCCGGCAAGACAGGAGCTAAATAA
- the rplR gene encoding 50S ribosomal protein L18 codes for MNKLLKKLANLGLRKNRVRAKIIGTSERPRLAVFISNQHVHAQIIDDSKAVTIVSSTSVKAAAKGSLSEKAAWVGEDIAKKAKKAGVTKVMLDRGGRKYEARLKALAEAARKGGLEF; via the coding sequence ATGAATAAGCTACTTAAAAAACTAGCTAACCTTGGTTTGCGAAAAAACCGCGTACGCGCGAAGATTATTGGAACAAGCGAACGTCCACGTTTGGCTGTTTTCATTAGTAACCAACATGTTCATGCACAAATTATTGACGACAGCAAAGCTGTGACAATTGTAAGTAGTACATCTGTTAAAGCCGCCGCTAAGGGTAGCTTGAGCGAAAAAGCTGCTTGGGTCGGCGAAGACATTGCTAAAAAAGCAAAAAAAGCTGGCGTAACAAAAGTTATGCTTGATCGTGGTGGTCGTAAATATGAAGCTCGCTTGAAGGCACTTGCCGAAGCAGCAAGAAAAGGTGGATTGGAGTTCTAA
- the rpsE gene encoding 30S ribosomal protein S5 produces the protein MPNAVNIERQPQGQHRNNDRRNDRRSPRNDAPAQEKIFTEYVINVDRVARVVKGGRRFRFKALVAVGDSKQRVGVGVAKGQDVQSAIAKAVDRAKKSLVTIPIVNSTIPHEVESKIGGAKIMIMPAAPGTGIITGGTMRAIIGLTGITNLLGKSLGSTNKVNNAYAVIDALSKLVPADQWVNKPSRKAKKAETKAEEKPAKVAAKKEAK, from the coding sequence ATGCCAAACGCAGTAAATATTGAAAGACAACCTCAAGGTCAGCACCGCAACAACGACCGACGAAATGATCGTCGTTCTCCGCGAAACGACGCGCCTGCTCAAGAAAAAATCTTTACCGAATACGTTATCAATGTTGATCGCGTAGCACGCGTGGTAAAAGGTGGTCGCAGATTCCGCTTTAAAGCACTAGTTGCCGTCGGCGACAGCAAACAGCGTGTTGGCGTTGGTGTTGCTAAAGGCCAAGATGTACAAAGTGCAATCGCTAAAGCTGTTGACCGCGCTAAAAAATCTTTGGTGACTATCCCAATCGTTAACTCAACAATTCCCCATGAAGTTGAGTCTAAAATCGGCGGCGCTAAGATTATGATCATGCCTGCTGCTCCCGGTACAGGTATTATTACCGGCGGTACAATGCGCGCGATCATTGGTTTGACAGGGATCACCAACTTACTTGGTAAATCGCTTGGTTCAACCAACAAGGTTAACAACGCGTACGCTGTCATCGATGCTTTAAGCAAATTGGTTCCAGCCGACCAGTGGGTTAACAAGCCTAGCCGCAAAGCTAAAAAAGCAGAAACCAAGGCAGAAGAAAAACCTGCTAAAGTTGCTGCTAAGAAAGAGGCAAAATAA
- the rplO gene encoding 50S ribosomal protein L15 has translation MKFHELQTDAKKNKKRVGRGISAGQGKTAGRGTKGQKARTGKKIRATFMGGQGSLVQRIPKNKGFKSLRVPAQVVYTSALEELAGKTADNMTMFEAGLISTPYHSVKIIVSGELNGKVTVKAQAASEGARQMIEKAGGSFEAVDVPTLPASTRKKEEK, from the coding sequence ATGAAGTTTCACGAACTACAGACTGATGCTAAAAAGAACAAAAAGCGCGTAGGCCGTGGTATCAGCGCCGGTCAAGGTAAAACTGCCGGCCGTGGTACTAAGGGTCAAAAAGCTCGAACTGGTAAAAAAATCCGCGCAACGTTTATGGGTGGCCAGGGTTCATTGGTACAGCGAATTCCTAAGAACAAAGGCTTTAAGAGCCTACGTGTTCCAGCTCAGGTTGTCTATACTTCAGCGCTAGAAGAACTTGCCGGTAAAACTGCCGATAACATGACAATGTTTGAAGCCGGTTTAATCAGCACTCCTTATCATTCAGTAAAAATTATCGTTAGCGGCGAGCTAAACGGCAAAGTTACTGTTAAGGCGCAGGCAGCTTCTGAAGGTGCTCGTCAGATGATCGAGAAAGCTGGTGGTAGCTTCGAAGCTGTAGATGTTCCAACTTTGCCAGCTAGTACTCGCAAAAAAGAAGAAAAATAG
- the secY gene encoding preprotein translocase subunit SecY, translated as MNWKNILKSLKSREMLKRLLIVVGLIVIYRFLAHIPVPLAEPTQLKDVLTNVLASTDLGGFLNILTGGALANLSIVLVGLSPYITASVVTQLLTKAIPQLEELHKEGETGRRKIQQWTRIITLPLAILQSVAFIFILRQTILAGNVGTDITANTSILQWVVMITAMTGGAMLLMWMGELMTEQGVGNGMSLLIFAGIASQLPQTLGTLGTSLTNVATDADKLNVFGWFTLPINAIAFWVTLAIVLLSLLGIYLVVKINEAQRIITINYAKRIQGNRAYGGVASILPIKLITAGVIPVIFAVAFLALPAFIGQLLVSTNNTQWQEIGSNLVQWFQTPNAQLFATGDMTTLIYPSLYLLLVVMFTYFYTSIVFNAHEIAENLQKQGGFVANVRPGVQTEKYLSTIVNRLTLFGSLALGLIAITPFVFEFVGAKFGLQLQNLAVGGTSLLLVVSITLETLRQINSRALMVTYDQDY; from the coding sequence ATGAATTGGAAGAATATCTTAAAATCGCTTAAAAGCCGCGAGATGCTTAAAAGGCTGCTAATCGTTGTCGGACTTATAGTAATTTATCGTTTTTTGGCGCATATACCGGTACCGCTAGCTGAGCCAACTCAACTTAAAGACGTTTTAACTAACGTCCTGGCCAGCACAGATCTTGGTGGTTTCTTAAATATTTTAACTGGTGGCGCTCTGGCTAATCTTTCTATTGTCTTAGTCGGTCTTTCGCCATATATCACCGCATCTGTCGTGACTCAACTTCTCACCAAGGCTATCCCTCAACTTGAGGAGCTGCACAAAGAAGGTGAAACTGGTCGTCGTAAAATCCAGCAGTGGACTCGTATTATTACTTTGCCGCTGGCAATTTTGCAATCCGTTGCATTTATATTTATTTTGAGGCAAACCATTTTGGCCGGTAACGTTGGTACAGACATAACCGCCAACACATCTATTTTGCAATGGGTTGTTATGATAACTGCAATGACGGGTGGAGCCATGCTGCTAATGTGGATGGGTGAACTTATGACCGAGCAGGGCGTTGGCAACGGTATGTCGCTTTTGATTTTTGCAGGAATCGCAAGTCAATTACCGCAAACCCTCGGCACCCTAGGAACTTCATTAACTAATGTTGCGACAGATGCGGATAAACTTAATGTTTTTGGATGGTTTACACTACCGATCAATGCAATCGCTTTTTGGGTCACACTGGCCATTGTGCTTCTAAGCTTACTGGGAATATATTTGGTCGTGAAGATCAATGAGGCGCAGCGCATTATTACAATTAACTATGCTAAGCGTATTCAGGGTAATCGTGCCTACGGAGGTGTAGCGAGTATTTTACCGATCAAACTAATTACGGCAGGTGTTATTCCCGTGATTTTCGCCGTGGCATTCTTGGCATTACCAGCTTTCATCGGGCAATTGTTGGTTTCGACTAACAATACTCAGTGGCAAGAAATTGGTTCTAACCTTGTCCAGTGGTTTCAGACCCCTAATGCTCAACTGTTTGCCACAGGTGATATGACAACTCTGATCTACCCGTCACTGTACCTTTTGTTAGTTGTGATGTTTACATATTTTTACACGAGCATTGTGTTTAATGCTCATGAAATTGCCGAGAACCTGCAAAAACAAGGTGGCTTTGTGGCCAATGTTCGACCTGGGGTTCAGACTGAAAAATACCTTAGTACTATTGTCAACCGTTTGACCTTGTTTGGATCTCTGGCGCTGGGGTTGATTGCAATCACGCCATTTGTGTTCGAATTCGTTGGAGCTAAGTTTGGCCTTCAGTTACAAAACCTAGCAGTAGGGGGCACAAGCTTGCTACTGGTTGTGTCTATTACTCTAGAAACCTTGAGACAAATCAATTCTCGTGCATTGATGGTGACCTACGATCAAGACTATTAA
- the infA gene encoding translation initiation factor IF-1 — protein MASTKEVIKLTGRVVEALPGAKFIVELENGHKIEGHIAGKMRKHYIRLVPGDKVEVELTPYDLTKGRIIFRLRD, from the coding sequence ATGGCCAGTACTAAAGAAGTAATAAAACTTACCGGACGTGTTGTTGAAGCCCTGCCGGGTGCTAAGTTTATTGTGGAATTAGAAAATGGTCATAAAATCGAAGGGCATATCGCTGGTAAAATGCGAAAGCATTATATCCGCTTAGTGCCTGGAGACAAAGTAGAAGTTGAGTTAACCCCTTACGATCTCACAAAGGGCAGAATCATCTTCCGCTTACGGGATTAA
- the rpmJ gene encoding 50S ribosomal protein L36, with product MKVQPSVKKISPDDQLVRRKGRLYVINKRKPKHKQRQG from the coding sequence GTGAAGGTGCAACCAAGCGTCAAAAAAATCAGCCCAGACGACCAGCTAGTACGCCGTAAAGGCAGGCTGTATGTCATTAACAAACGTAAACCTAAGCATAAACAGAGGCAAGGCTAG
- the rpsM gene encoding 30S ribosomal protein S13 has protein sequence MARIAGVTIPTDKQVQIALTYIYGIGPKFAADILAATKIEPTARVKDLSENELQKIRDEISANYNVEGELQRVVVGNIKRLKDIKSYRGVRHAANLPSRGQRTKTNARTRRGKKVTVGGTKKKVASKT, from the coding sequence ATGGCACGTATCGCAGGCGTTACAATTCCAACTGACAAGCAAGTGCAAATTGCTCTTACTTACATTTACGGCATTGGTCCCAAATTTGCTGCGGATATTTTAGCTGCAACAAAAATTGAACCAACTGCGCGTGTTAAAGACCTATCAGAAAACGAACTACAGAAGATTCGTGACGAAATCAGCGCCAACTACAACGTAGAAGGTGAACTTCAGCGTGTAGTTGTTGGCAATATCAAACGTCTTAAAGACATTAAGTCTTACAGAGGTGTCCGTCATGCTGCTAACCTACCAAGCCGTGGTCAACGCACAAAAACAAATGCGCGAACTCGTCGCGGCAAAAAAGTTACTGTGGGCGGTACTAAAAAGAAGGTAGCGTCTAAGACGTAG
- the rpsK gene encoding 30S ribosomal protein S11 → MADTQSTKKKQKRTVPSGAMHVKATFNNTIVTFTDKKGDVLTVASAGAMGFRGSKKGTAYAAQVASEKAGTAAKQTYGVKSVDVFVKGIGLGRDAAIRALQNLDIAIESIQDKTGVPHGGVRSRKARRV, encoded by the coding sequence ATGGCAGATACACAATCAACCAAGAAGAAGCAAAAACGAACAGTACCATCCGGTGCTATGCATGTTAAAGCTACTTTCAACAACACAATTGTTACTTTTACAGACAAAAAAGGCGACGTTCTTACAGTTGCTAGCGCGGGTGCTATGGGTTTTCGTGGTTCTAAAAAAGGAACTGCCTACGCTGCACAGGTTGCTAGCGAAAAGGCTGGAACTGCTGCCAAGCAAACCTATGGCGTAAAATCTGTTGATGTTTTTGTTAAAGGCATTGGCCTTGGTCGCGACGCCGCGATCCGCGCTTTGCAAAACCTAGACATAGCTATCGAAAGTATCCAGGATAAAACCGGTGTCCCACATGGTGGCGTTCGCTCACGAAAGGCAAGGAGAGTATAA
- the rpsD gene encoding 30S ribosomal protein S4: protein MARDRSPIVKQSRREGFALHVKAHKIMAKKTGIPGVHAQRSGRGKASLYSMQLREKQKVRRLYGLLEKQFANTMKEASRSKGQSGQVLLQLLERRLDNVIYRAGWAVSRRGSRQLVSHGHLMVNGTRVNIPSLRVREGDVITVRPSSAKTHYFAGLDAIVKDTNQPSLSWLKSDHKKMTITITGLPTREEADQDIKEQLIVEYYSR, encoded by the coding sequence ATGGCTAGAGATCGAAGCCCAATTGTAAAACAGTCTCGCCGTGAAGGCTTTGCCTTGCACGTTAAGGCACATAAAATTATGGCCAAAAAGACTGGCATCCCTGGCGTTCACGCTCAGCGATCTGGTCGCGGTAAAGCAAGCTTGTATTCTATGCAGCTTCGCGAAAAGCAAAAAGTTCGCCGACTATACGGCCTACTTGAAAAACAGTTTGCTAACACAATGAAAGAAGCAAGTCGCAGCAAAGGCCAGTCTGGTCAGGTGCTATTGCAACTTTTGGAACGCCGCTTAGACAACGTAATTTACCGAGCTGGTTGGGCTGTAAGCCGTCGTGGTTCACGCCAATTAGTTAGCCACGGCCATCTAATGGTTAATGGAACTCGTGTTAATATTCCAAGCTTGCGTGTTCGCGAAGGCGATGTAATTACCGTTCGTCCAAGCAGTGCAAAAACTCACTACTTCGCTGGTCTTGATGCAATTGTTAAAGACACAAATCAACCTAGCCTTAGCTGGTTGAAGAGTGACCACAAGAAGATGACAATTACTATAACTGGCCTACCTACCCGCGAAGAAGCCGACCAAGATATTAAAGAACAGCTCATCGTTGAGTATTACTCACGTTAG
- a CDS encoding DNA-directed RNA polymerase subunit alpha, with protein sequence MKVIHNPTLAHVEEHNSTSATFVIEPLHTGYGMTLGNSLRRVLLSSIAGAAATAFKIEGTTHEFTTVKGVKEDVVDIMLNVKNIYFKSHADAPITLRLEKKGAGVVTAADIKLTADIEVVNKDAVIATIDDPKGSLVMDIVVDSGRGYRTIEESAAKRTQGDLIALDAMFSPVMRVRYKVENTRVGQATDLDKLSITIDTDGTISPRDAFEEAAAILINQYTALAGSTRVVAGPTVGSKEDLDSNQLMTPIEDLNLTARTTNSLINNDIRTIHDLVTLSESDLRELKGFGSKALDEVKEKMAELEL encoded by the coding sequence ATGAAAGTCATTCACAACCCAACACTAGCGCACGTTGAAGAGCATAACTCTACAAGTGCAACATTTGTTATCGAGCCACTTCATACTGGCTACGGTATGACTCTTGGTAACAGCCTACGACGCGTGTTACTAAGCAGTATTGCCGGTGCAGCTGCAACAGCTTTTAAAATCGAGGGCACAACCCACGAATTTACAACTGTTAAAGGTGTAAAAGAGGATGTCGTTGACATCATGCTCAACGTCAAAAATATTTACTTTAAGAGCCACGCTGATGCTCCTATAACTCTACGATTAGAGAAAAAAGGTGCTGGCGTTGTTACTGCTGCCGACATCAAGCTTACCGCTGACATCGAAGTAGTAAATAAAGATGCTGTTATTGCAACAATCGACGATCCAAAAGGTTCGTTGGTTATGGACATTGTTGTTGATTCTGGTCGCGGTTATCGCACGATCGAAGAATCGGCTGCAAAACGCACTCAGGGCGATCTAATCGCTTTGGATGCAATGTTCAGCCCAGTTATGCGCGTTCGCTACAAAGTTGAAAACACTCGTGTTGGCCAAGCAACTGACTTAGATAAACTAAGCATTACAATCGACACAGACGGTACAATCAGCCCACGCGACGCATTCGAAGAGGCTGCGGCTATCTTGATCAACCAGTATACTGCTTTGGCAGGTTCTACTCGTGTTGTTGCTGGCCCAACTGTTGGTAGCAAAGAAGACCTAGATAGCAATCAGCTTATGACCCCAATTGAAGACCTAAACCTAACAGCCCGAACAACTAACTCATTGATCAATAACGACATTCGTACTATTCACGACTTAGTTACTTTGAGTGAGTCTGACCTTCGTGAACTTAAAGGCTTTGGAAGCAAAGCTTTAGACGAAGTTAAAGAAAAGATGGCGGAGTTGGAGCTCTAA
- the rplQ gene encoding 50S ribosomal protein L17: protein MHRHGYKGRKFGLERDQRKALIKGLATSLIEKTSIETTLEKAKEIRPYVEALVTKAKKGDLHSRRQIIASLSTISAAHKLVDQIAPKLKDRQGGYLRIKTTRLRVGDNAQMATISFVDDVNVVEAPVVKKAAPKATAKPKAEPKGKE, encoded by the coding sequence ATGCATCGTCACGGATATAAAGGTCGAAAATTTGGCTTAGAACGCGATCAACGCAAAGCTCTAATCAAGGGCTTAGCTACGTCGCTTATCGAAAAGACAAGTATCGAGACCACACTGGAAAAAGCTAAAGAAATTCGCCCATACGTAGAAGCTTTAGTGACCAAGGCAAAAAAAGGCGACTTACACAGCCGTCGCCAAATTATTGCCAGCCTAAGTACAATTAGCGCTGCCCATAAACTAGTTGATCAGATTGCTCCAAAGCTAAAAGATCGTCAAGGCGGTTACCTGCGTATCAAAACTACTCGTTTACGCGTAGGCGACAACGCCCAGATGGCAACAATTAGCTTTGTTGACGATGTTAACGTTGTAGAGGCGCCAGTTGTTAAGAAGGCTGCTCCAAAAGCAACCGCCAAGCCTAAGGCTGAGCCGAAAGGTAAGGAGTAA
- the rplM gene encoding 50S ribosomal protein L13, which yields MNKTYSQKPAEVTRKWVVVDASEDNLGRVATTVAKYLIGKYKPSYTAHIDGGDFVVVVNAAKVKVSGTKMDDKMYYRHSGFPGGIKERTLKEQLEINPAKVIELAVTGMLPKNKLVDGRLKRLKIFAGADHNHAAQSPVKVEVER from the coding sequence ATGAATAAAACATACTCGCAGAAACCTGCTGAAGTGACGCGCAAATGGGTTGTTGTTGACGCTAGCGAAGACAACTTAGGCCGCGTAGCTACTACTGTTGCTAAGTACCTAATTGGTAAATACAAACCAAGCTACACTGCCCATATTGACGGTGGCGACTTTGTGGTAGTTGTAAACGCTGCAAAAGTTAAAGTTAGCGGCACCAAAATGGACGACAAGATGTACTATCGCCACTCTGGATTCCCAGGCGGAATTAAAGAACGTACTCTTAAAGAGCAGTTAGAAATCAACCCAGCCAAAGTTATTGAGCTCGCCGTAACTGGTATGCTTCCAAAAAACAAGCTAGTTGATGGCCGACTAAAACGACTAAAGATTTTTGCTGGCGCTGACCACAATCACGCAGCACAATCACCTGTTAAAGTTGAGGTAGAAAGATAA
- the rpsI gene encoding 30S ribosomal protein S9, whose product MTKSYFYGLGRRKSSTARARLTTGKGLVTINDKKAEDYLSSNEAWTAELIQPLKLIGKEKDFDVSVRVTGGGHAGQVDAIKLAISKALAGMNDDLRGTLKKAGLLMRDSREKEPKKYGLRSARKREQFSKR is encoded by the coding sequence ATGACTAAAAGCTATTTTTACGGGCTAGGCCGTCGTAAATCTTCAACAGCTCGTGCTCGTTTAACAACTGGCAAGGGTCTGGTGACAATTAATGACAAAAAAGCCGAAGATTACCTAAGCAGCAACGAAGCTTGGACAGCAGAATTGATCCAGCCTCTTAAGCTTATCGGTAAAGAAAAAGACTTTGATGTTAGTGTGCGAGTGACCGGTGGTGGTCATGCAGGTCAAGTTGATGCAATTAAGCTTGCTATTAGCAAAGCTTTAGCTGGCATGAACGACGACTTACGTGGAACACTAAAGAAAGCTGGCTTGCTTATGCGCGATAGCCGCGAAAAAGAACCGAAGAAATACGGTTTACGCAGCGCTCGCAAACGCGAACAGTTTTCAAAGCGTTAA
- a CDS encoding cation:proton antiporter — MNLVQLVGIVLFGLILALIFNINGIQNSNWYQLLIALLLATGLYASTYGIDLKEAKQHLKLILSAVTIGVFLKAAIIGVTLWLAFQDPFFLILGIVVAQIDPLSVSALLQDNRMSKKAKAILSSWASFDDPMTVILAIYAPIIIVQVFGSGAINLSTTDASVGLWSYITELGLNLGLAAQAFCLYTVIRFYSKQVSAWLAFGVSLLVYVLLAIAFSISVIYFMMLGVALIGLFLRPPIEKYINLATKYALVIATLLLGILLVGGVNIVAGIALGFMAYLAQIIVGFILTRKLPKKDSWHIAFAQQNGITAIILALVFEPLHSGTVAIVAPAILVVNCLHYIINMVLDKHVLSKI; from the coding sequence ATGAATCTTGTTCAACTTGTAGGAATTGTTTTGTTTGGCTTAATTTTAGCCTTAATTTTTAATATTAATGGGATTCAAAACTCTAATTGGTATCAGCTGCTGATTGCACTATTGTTAGCAACCGGTCTATATGCAAGCACCTACGGAATAGACCTAAAAGAAGCCAAGCAACACCTTAAGCTAATTTTAAGCGCAGTCACGATTGGTGTGTTTTTAAAAGCGGCAATAATTGGGGTTACTTTGTGGTTAGCGTTTCAGGATCCTTTCTTTTTGATACTAGGAATAGTTGTCGCTCAGATCGACCCACTGTCGGTATCGGCATTATTGCAAGACAACCGAATGTCTAAAAAGGCAAAAGCGATCCTAAGCTCTTGGGCATCATTCGACGATCCAATGACGGTGATATTGGCTATTTACGCCCCAATTATAATCGTGCAGGTATTCGGTAGTGGCGCTATAAATTTATCAACCACAGATGCGAGCGTTGGCTTGTGGTCGTACATAACCGAGCTAGGACTCAATCTTGGCCTCGCTGCACAGGCCTTTTGTCTGTATACAGTAATTCGATTTTATTCCAAGCAAGTTTCCGCCTGGCTTGCATTCGGCGTGTCGCTTTTGGTTTATGTTTTGTTAGCAATAGCATTTTCGATATCGGTAATATATTTTATGATGCTAGGCGTAGCCTTAATAGGCTTGTTCCTACGCCCGCCAATTGAAAAATACATAAATTTGGCAACCAAATACGCTTTGGTGATTGCTACGTTACTGCTGGGTATCCTACTAGTTGGCGGGGTGAATATCGTAGCAGGAATTGCATTAGGATTCATGGCCTACCTAGCGCAAATCATTGTAGGATTCATTTTGACTCGCAAATTACCAAAAAAAGACAGCTGGCATATAGCTTTTGCTCAGCAAAATGGTATCACTGCAATAATTTTAGCCTTGGTGTTTGAACCATTACATTCAGGAACTGTTGCTATCGTAGCGCCAGCAATCCTGGTTGTTAACTGCCTCCACTACATCATAAATATGGTCCTCGACAAACACGTATTAAGTAAAATATAA